TGTCTTCAAGGACAAAggcaatttaaggagggaggaatgtgggCATCAGATGCATTCGATTGCCGATGGTCAGTTAGCTCAGttgatagagcacctgactagagattcagggagcccgggttcaaatcctggtcttatctgttgcattttttcccttcctgttacatttggtgccatgaCCAGGATACCCATTACATTTGTTTTGGTGTCGGTTGAACCAGAATTCATCTACATGTTTGGTGCTGTAGGCCACTCTTGGACTTGCAGATTAAAGTCCTACCAGGGGCAAAAGGATCTGGGTTGTGAGTCTTCAAGGACGAAGACAAGTGAAGGAGGGAGGAATATAGCGGTCAAACAGGCTCGATCGCTGGTGGCCAGTttgctcagttggtagagcacttgactAGAAATTTAGGGGGTCCGGGTTTTAATCCCGGTCtagtctgttgcattttctcccttcctctTACACATTTAAGACAAATAACATGTACACTATTTGCAGAAGGAATTGATTCAATTAATACACTGATAATTAATCTTTTATTGATAGTGATTTATAGAATAAACATGCACTTCCACAATCAAATGAACTTAAATCTTGTGATTatacatataatgaaaatatatgttcCTTTTTTAGAGGTATGTGTTAATTACTAGTGAGTTGGTAACTGTTCTCCACAGTGCTTCATCATTTAACTTTTTCTTCCATCCCATACATTGTGTCACAGGCCCAgagatactttttaaaaaaaatatcttgttttCATATTTGGGGAGTGGTGGCACAAATGTTCAGTTATGGCAGGAACGAAGTCTTCAAGATGTCCCGGGTTTTGTTCccttagaatttttaaaatgaaaaccaaagtatatatatttttgtttgataaaaacATAGAAAAGCAAAGAATGATCAATTTCCTTCTTTAAGGCACAACTCCAGAGGAAAGAGCTGCCATTGACCAGTGGCTGGAGTATAGAGTCACTCAAGTGGACAAGAGTCATCAGGATAAAGATGTGTCAACAGTACTTAAAGTTAGATTCACTTATCTAATACACAGAATCCTAGTTTAATTTCTCCCAAATAGTCGGATCAGTGGCATGAAAAAGTTAAATTTGTCAATTATTTTTTCTCATACTTTGTAAAATCTTAGTATATTAAAGGGACTCACAATACAAACATGTCCTAATCAATCATTGAAGGGAATTATGGGCATGGTAGATTTACTGCCCCTGAAAACTAATCAACACCACAGTATTGTCCTGTTAACTTTCCCTGAAATAAATTGCTATCTGAAATCCCTATACACTACATGAATGGGTAGCCTTTCAATACCAAGTCAGTACTttgaaaataagaatttatgGCTTAAAGATATATAGTCATGATACATGAAAAGTTACTTAGTAAAATGTAAAGCTAAGAGAGCCACTGTTATGATGTGGAGTCTCTgatattatatacatttcaATCATGTGATCAGTGTCCTGTCTAATAAAAGTCCTTCATGTTTAACTTCTTAGTATTTATTCTAATTGAAGCAATTTAGAACATCTCAACCATGCCAAACTTCAATGACATTGACTTACATTTCTCAACTTGTGTTTAACCCTTTAAATAAAGCAGTTAGATACTTTTCCTGCCTTTCTTAATatgtttttgataaaaaaaaaattaaatattttatatatacatattgtcaattttattttttaggacaccaatacatatttatcaaaCCATGTATACTTTGTGGGATATCAACCAACATTAGCAGATATAATTTTATATCTTGGATTGTACAGAATATTTGTGAGTACATAACTAGTAAAATCCTGCTCCTACTTGTATGAGTGCATGATcagtattttgtttttgaaagttttatCAGAAtattaatattacatttttcaaTCAATTTAGGAGGAGTTAACTTTTATGGATAAACAGAAGTATATCCATGTGTCTAGGTGGTTCTCAAATGTGAGTACTTTTTTTTGTCTTGTTTACATCCATTTTCCCGCGTCAAGGATTTCATATGAAgtggagcggatcagaaaccctcaACGCAGGAAGATGATATACAGTAGAACAAAGAATCACCTTCTGATCATAGAATGTTTGCCTAACCACGATTCTTCAAGGGGCAATCTGCACTTGAACTGTGAAGAGTTCATGGTGTATCTTAATTAATGCATTAACAGAGAGGAATACATTATCACTGTGGGTTGTACAGGTCATATGTTCCTAATTTCATACACACATGCCAAACtttggtgaccttgacctcacattTCTCGGCTTGTgcttgaatttttaaaattttcatgaataCTCCGAGGGATTCCTCCATTTTATCATCTTTACATTTCCAATCTCTTTGCGTCTGATGTCTTTACCAATTGttatgatagccatttcctcatgaatggaTCTTTATAAACATAGTATGTATGCCTAATTCaatggctgggaattctgacagaaatgaaaatagattgtgtatatataaaatgaatttcagttttgaaaatacatgaaggtatgaattGCAAAGCTTCAtgctggcatacttttcatgaagcgctaaagCCGGCggcatgaagcattgcagttcataccctcatgtattttcaaaaatgaaatttatttcttcattgtaAGCATAAGCATATCAGCAAGACTCCTGTAATAACTATGCCTGATTTGATGGTGTGGACCTTATGTATGACATAAGGCCTAAAGTGcttgatttaaaattttattcaagCCATTTCTTGGAACATTTTGAAGGTTGTCCTACTCTAGGTGGATATTTGAATGATGTCAGAATTGACTTAACCTAGCATTTGTCAATATCTATGCATGGTAGAACACTATATCAAATACTGCGAaggaattatgtacatgtaacatcacaAGAACTTCAAACAATCAGTGTATTAATGACTCGCTATGAGTGTTATGTAATGACTCGCTATGAGTATTATGTAATGACTCGCTATGAGTGTTACGTAATGACTCGCTATGAGTGTTACGTAATGACTCGCTATGAGTGTTACGTAATGACTCGCTATGAGTGTTACGTAATGACTCGCTATGAGTGTTACGTAATGACTCGCTATGAGTGTTACGTAATGACTCGCTATGAGTGTTACGTAATGACTCGCTATGAGTGTTACGTAATGACTCGCTATGAGTGTTACGTAATGACTCCCTATGAGTGTTATGTAATGACTCGCTATGAGTGTTACGTAATGACTCGCTATGAGTGTTACGTAATGACTCCCTATGAGTGTTACGTAATGACTCCCTATGAGTGTTACGTAATGACTCGCTATGAGTGTTATGTAATGACTCGCTATGAGTGTTATGTAATGACTCGCTATGAGTGTTACGTAATGACTCGCTATGAGTGTCACATAATGACTCGCTATGAGTGTTATGTAATccaataaac
This genomic window from Ostrea edulis chromosome 4, xbOstEdul1.1, whole genome shotgun sequence contains:
- the LOC125671393 gene encoding eukaryotic translation elongation factor 1 epsilon-1-like isoform X2, which gives rise to MEELNNLATFLGVSGGKLVIDAKEQIPVLKAGNGLTVRGLVSVAKQLVRQSDSFELKGTTPEERAAIDQWLEYRVTQVDKSHQDKDVSTVLKDTNTYLSNHVYFVGYQPTLADIILYLGLYRIFEELTFMDKQKYIHVSRWFSNMQSLFADKFSKKHIVFQRNKIFCGTSH
- the LOC125671393 gene encoding eukaryotic translation elongation factor 1 epsilon-1-like isoform X1 produces the protein MEELNNLATFLGVSGGKLVIDAKEQIPVLKAGNGLTVRGLVSVAKQLVRQSDSFELKGTTPEERAAIDQWLEYRVTQVDKSHQDKDVSTVLKDTNTYLSNHVYFVGYQPTLADIILYLGLYRIFEELTFMDKQKYIHVSRWFSNVSTFFCLVYIHFPASRISYEVERIRNPQRRKMIYSRTKNHLLIIECLPNHDSSRGNLHLNCEEFMVYLN